The following proteins are co-located in the Polystyrenella longa genome:
- a CDS encoding LOG family protein, which yields MSDEFKEKIPPEELASQPTPDLTFLEGPRSRTGEFFRVLRIMREFIRGFRALHFLGPCVTVFGSARFTEDHRYYQLARDVGAAVANEGFTVLTGGGPGIMEAANRGAFEVGGRSVGCNIILPHEQDPNPYIDKVVDFNYFFVRKVMLVKYSQAFFILPGGFGTLDEAFEASTLIQTGKVYDFPIIFMGTDYWEPLLKFVREDMVEAATIDEEDYHRFYVTDSVEEAVSFLERCPSRPDQKKQDSVQTRSWTNVKAPK from the coding sequence ATGAGTGATGAATTCAAAGAAAAGATTCCGCCCGAAGAATTGGCGAGTCAACCAACACCCGATCTAACCTTTCTGGAAGGTCCCCGTTCGCGAACAGGCGAATTCTTTCGAGTGTTACGAATCATGCGAGAGTTCATTCGCGGGTTTCGGGCACTCCACTTTCTGGGGCCTTGTGTGACCGTCTTCGGCTCGGCTCGTTTCACAGAAGATCATCGATACTACCAGCTGGCACGAGATGTGGGTGCAGCCGTGGCGAACGAGGGATTCACTGTTTTGACGGGCGGTGGACCAGGGATCATGGAAGCGGCCAACCGGGGCGCATTTGAAGTCGGCGGACGTTCAGTGGGATGTAACATTATTCTGCCGCACGAGCAGGATCCGAATCCCTACATCGATAAGGTGGTCGACTTCAATTACTTCTTCGTCCGCAAAGTCATGCTGGTGAAATACTCGCAGGCTTTTTTCATTCTTCCGGGCGGCTTTGGGACTCTTGACGAAGCCTTTGAAGCAAGCACGCTTATTCAAACCGGCAAAGTATACGACTTCCCCATTATCTTTATGGGAACCGATTACTGGGAGCCTCTGCTCAAGTTCGTGCGGGAAGACATGGTAGAGGCGGCGACGATTGACGAGGAAGACTATCACCGCTTTTACGTTACCGATTCGGTGGAGGAAGCGGTTAGCTTTCTCGAACGTTGTCCTTCTCGTCCCGACCAGAAAAAGCAGGATTCCGTACAAACGCGCAGTTGGACGAACGTGAAAGCGCCGAAATAA
- a CDS encoding rhomboid family intramembrane serine protease, whose protein sequence is MGLENRGYMQDEPSFFGGPSSGSADRLIITIIIINVVVFLLQNMSVTVGEQVTYWLMLRNQELFQGQIWRVVTYGFCHGGFFHILFNMFNLYIFGRLLSQSMKTSEFLAFYLVAIVVGGLAQVVVNFGFDAIVIGASAGVSGLLLLAAMKFPRMKLLLMGIIPIELRWLAIGFFVLSLLSAGNTASGTAHAAHLGGAVFGIAYQYFHWNLSSLFEGRESVSKLKGIFSRKPKLKIHTPTGPSKKQVQLNEEVDRILAKIHEEGEASLTSKERKTLEKASKQYRQLNK, encoded by the coding sequence ATGGGACTCGAAAATCGTGGCTACATGCAGGACGAACCCTCCTTCTTTGGAGGTCCCTCTTCCGGTTCAGCAGATCGACTCATCATCACAATAATTATCATTAATGTGGTGGTATTCCTCCTGCAGAATATGTCCGTCACCGTGGGGGAACAGGTGACCTACTGGCTGATGCTCCGTAATCAGGAGTTGTTTCAAGGCCAGATCTGGAGGGTCGTGACGTATGGTTTCTGCCACGGCGGATTCTTCCACATTCTGTTCAATATGTTCAACCTGTATATCTTCGGGCGGTTGCTCAGCCAGTCGATGAAGACTTCTGAATTTCTGGCTTTCTATCTGGTGGCGATTGTCGTCGGGGGTTTGGCCCAAGTTGTGGTCAACTTCGGGTTTGATGCCATCGTGATTGGTGCTTCTGCAGGAGTTTCAGGTCTGCTCCTCCTCGCAGCAATGAAGTTCCCCCGTATGAAGCTGCTGCTCATGGGGATCATCCCCATTGAACTTCGCTGGCTCGCCATCGGGTTTTTCGTGCTCTCCCTGCTCAGCGCCGGCAATACGGCATCTGGCACGGCTCATGCCGCGCACCTGGGGGGAGCGGTCTTCGGTATTGCTTATCAATACTTTCATTGGAACCTGTCCAGTCTGTTTGAAGGGCGCGAATCGGTCAGCAAGCTGAAAGGTATCTTCAGTCGTAAACCAAAACTGAAAATACATACCCCCACAGGCCCTTCGAAAAAGCAGGTGCAACTGAACGAAGAAGTCGACCGCATTCTGGCGAAAATTCACGAAGAGGGCGAAGCCTCGCTGACCAGCAAGGAACGTAAAACGCTGGAAAAAGCGAGTAAACAGTACCGCCAACTGAACAAGTAA
- a CDS encoding alpha/beta hydrolase translates to MAHVPSIFQTLLMMALLFGCSPLVMGQSNGPTLLPPSISAPVPENPTSSVTPTVPLPQYNPAASEDAPTPTFIKGTEEAAPDILVTPRIQIPSYRPTPTTGNPSQQPRTTSPPQINNRVLKPTTPRTYGQPGSPAPRIQADPLPPQQAPAPTTRLNASSTGPAKEAEGGTWREADYWIVSSRSLPQSPREEWKLNGQPPMLDYVHFDRDRTFRRYPREKYEEWFKPGTPVCIMVHGSFTSWESLRFESGHLYHWLKKSADEEPLQIVFFTWPSSSQLTGLLVTDVERLGSRSSYNARYLQDAVLSLPEKSPVTLLGHSHGARMCAQTLHDLDHSQKWKDRQDQADIQAIFIAAAFDHFWLQPGQRNDRVVHVTDRILNMKNSNDLALAFYSVQGSTGAEPLGRVGFTPQDRSFIGPSMTKIKEFDLAPFIGTAHLWSSFYQRADVGKYVTDFVFLPTTEPASSESERTDSPQNVASPDPLLRSQITDVMRPQSGPVQVTPSRTTPIQSHPGSYPAARSRMQPFAAGLPLIRGRRPIPPTAAPHLPRKW, encoded by the coding sequence ATGGCGCACGTTCCTTCCATTTTTCAAACACTCTTGATGATGGCATTGTTGTTTGGTTGCTCCCCTCTCGTAATGGGTCAGAGCAACGGACCGACACTGTTACCTCCCAGCATTTCGGCGCCTGTTCCGGAGAACCCAACGTCCTCGGTGACTCCAACCGTCCCGCTGCCTCAATACAATCCGGCTGCTTCCGAAGACGCACCTACCCCGACCTTCATCAAGGGAACGGAAGAAGCAGCCCCCGATATTCTGGTGACTCCCCGCATCCAGATTCCGTCATATCGCCCCACCCCCACGACTGGAAATCCATCACAACAGCCACGTACAACTTCGCCACCACAGATCAATAATCGCGTCCTCAAACCGACCACGCCGCGCACCTACGGCCAGCCGGGATCCCCTGCTCCCCGAATCCAGGCCGACCCTTTGCCACCGCAGCAAGCGCCTGCTCCCACCACGCGTCTGAATGCCTCGTCTACCGGCCCTGCCAAAGAAGCGGAGGGAGGCACCTGGCGCGAAGCGGACTACTGGATTGTCAGTAGCCGGAGCTTGCCTCAGTCTCCCCGGGAAGAATGGAAACTGAATGGCCAACCGCCGATGCTCGACTACGTTCATTTTGATCGGGACCGCACATTCCGTCGTTACCCGCGTGAAAAGTACGAGGAATGGTTCAAACCCGGCACCCCCGTCTGCATCATGGTGCATGGAAGTTTTACCTCCTGGGAAAGCCTTCGATTTGAGAGTGGGCATCTCTATCACTGGTTGAAGAAATCGGCTGACGAGGAACCCTTACAGATTGTCTTCTTTACCTGGCCCAGTTCCTCACAGCTAACCGGTCTGCTGGTCACCGATGTCGAACGACTGGGCAGTCGTTCTTCTTACAACGCTCGTTACCTACAGGATGCGGTACTCTCACTTCCTGAGAAATCTCCCGTCACATTGCTCGGTCATTCACATGGAGCCCGAATGTGTGCCCAGACGTTACACGATCTGGATCACTCTCAGAAATGGAAAGACCGCCAGGATCAAGCGGATATTCAGGCGATCTTCATCGCGGCCGCGTTTGATCACTTCTGGTTGCAACCGGGGCAGCGGAATGACCGAGTCGTTCACGTCACCGACCGCATTCTGAACATGAAAAACAGCAACGATCTTGCGCTCGCATTTTATTCCGTACAAGGTTCCACTGGTGCGGAACCGCTGGGACGCGTTGGTTTCACTCCGCAAGACCGGTCGTTCATCGGACCAAGCATGACTAAAATCAAAGAGTTCGATCTGGCTCCTTTCATCGGGACAGCGCACTTGTGGTCGAGTTTTTATCAGCGGGCCGACGTGGGCAAATACGTAACCGACTTCGTATTTCTTCCAACCACAGAGCCTGCCTCGTCTGAATCAGAGAGAACCGACTCGCCACAGAATGTCGCTTCTCCCGATCCTCTACTCCGTTCTCAGATCACAGATGTGATGCGACCACAGTCGGGTCCGGTCCAGGTCACTCCTTCTCGGACCACTCCGATTCAATCCCATCCGGGCTCCTATCCGGCGGCGCGATCCCGCATGCAACCTTTCGCGGCAGGGCTTCCATTGATTCGGGGCCGTAGACCAATCCCTCCGACAGCGGCACCACATCTTCCACGGAAATGGTAA
- a CDS encoding serine/threonine protein kinase — protein sequence MKQSPPNNPSQTSASRLIGLELGDFHLLRHLGTGGMSSVFLAQQKSLHRQVALKLLKPELLENEEDETYLKRFSQEAAAAAALNHPNIVQVYSIGEEQGYHYIAQEYVQGVNLRQYIDKHGPLDLKLTISLLRQIASALQKAGEIGIVHRDIKPDNILLNRKGQVKVADFGLARIVRQEDKGNLTQAGTTLGTPLYMSPEQVHGHELDQRSDIYSLGVTCYCMLSGKPPFQGTNAVTIAMKHINEKPVPLSKHRPDLPAELGRVVEKMMAKDRRKRYSDCQEILNELKRLFPKSVPSTEPVVNDWETNLEIPTATPFNWTIGKTIGVMVASALLVAGISGGIAFSQRPGDLFKLPETPPTNLKQTPSDQYLYALNQEERAEEALRALINNPAEFQGQETEYRKYQKFAQLRLAHLYLVKGLYTEAMDLFEEVKDTTNRQEEMVFFSQSRAGEIITLGLTENYTEIDRLQNAYELPKLLNRLSADEIDLLSTSLEKTAIALKKQGYYADRYPSLGLVLE from the coding sequence GTGAAACAATCTCCGCCAAATAATCCTTCGCAGACCTCCGCCAGTCGATTGATTGGCCTGGAGCTGGGTGATTTTCATTTATTGCGACACCTGGGAACAGGGGGCATGTCCTCTGTTTTTCTGGCGCAACAGAAATCACTCCACCGCCAGGTCGCGCTTAAACTTCTGAAGCCGGAACTACTGGAGAATGAGGAAGATGAGACGTACCTGAAACGTTTCTCGCAGGAAGCGGCCGCAGCCGCGGCGCTGAACCACCCGAATATCGTACAGGTATACAGCATTGGTGAGGAGCAGGGGTATCACTACATTGCTCAGGAATATGTCCAGGGTGTCAACTTACGACAGTACATCGATAAACATGGGCCGCTCGACCTGAAACTGACGATCTCACTCCTGCGTCAAATCGCCTCTGCCCTGCAGAAAGCGGGCGAAATTGGCATCGTGCACCGTGACATCAAGCCGGACAACATCTTGCTCAATCGGAAAGGGCAAGTGAAAGTGGCTGACTTCGGGCTGGCGAGAATTGTACGGCAAGAAGACAAAGGAAATCTGACGCAAGCCGGAACCACTTTGGGAACGCCGCTTTACATGAGCCCCGAACAGGTTCATGGTCATGAACTGGACCAACGCTCCGACATCTATTCTCTCGGGGTGACCTGCTACTGCATGTTGTCCGGCAAACCTCCCTTCCAGGGAACGAACGCCGTCACGATTGCCATGAAGCACATCAACGAAAAACCGGTTCCGTTGAGTAAACATCGCCCTGATCTACCGGCAGAACTGGGGCGCGTTGTCGAAAAGATGATGGCCAAAGACCGTCGTAAACGATACAGCGATTGTCAGGAGATTCTAAACGAGCTTAAACGCCTCTTCCCAAAATCGGTTCCCTCGACAGAACCTGTTGTCAACGACTGGGAGACCAACCTCGAGATTCCTACGGCCACTCCTTTCAATTGGACCATAGGCAAAACGATCGGCGTGATGGTCGCGAGCGCTCTACTCGTCGCGGGCATCTCTGGCGGAATTGCTTTCAGCCAGCGACCGGGTGATCTCTTCAAGCTGCCAGAAACCCCTCCAACAAATCTGAAGCAGACTCCGTCCGATCAATACCTGTACGCTCTCAATCAGGAAGAACGGGCCGAAGAGGCGTTGCGGGCGCTCATCAACAATCCGGCAGAATTTCAGGGACAGGAAACGGAGTATCGCAAATACCAGAAATTTGCTCAGCTGCGTCTGGCTCATCTTTATCTGGTCAAAGGCTTATATACCGAAGCCATGGATTTGTTCGAAGAAGTCAAAGACACGACCAACAGACAAGAGGAAATGGTTTTTTTCAGCCAGTCCCGTGCGGGTGAAATTATTACCTTGGGATTGACGGAAAATTACACAGAGATCGATCGTTTACAAAACGCATATGAATTACCCAAACTACTAAACCGCCTCAGTGCGGACGAAATTGACCTGCTTTCCACCAGCCTGGAAAAAACCGCCATCGCTCTTAAAAAACAGGGTTATTACGCAGATCGCTACCCGAGCCTGGGCCTCGTTCTGGAATAA
- a CDS encoding SpoIIE family protein phosphatase, with the protein MPYLILEEGSPDQEMIELDSDLILLGRHPDCAIRLNDIAVSRQHARIVKQNEQYFIEDLHSRNQTLVNGQAIQGKLRLRNKDCIKICGFSFRFRRSESSSTLLSPVGGHDSQETMRLDSRTAVDGEGSSSKIIQEALLNEGKFENDTAVIQTLKMKRPGANPVMDPARAETKLKAILEISKALGATLKLQPVMQTIMRQAFALFPQTDSVFLIMKDRQTGELTIPASKHQSHIDPKTARASKTMVELAMNSREAVLSQNSLEDSRFTSSESMQDMDASSTICVPLVEASGTVLGALQLTTSDLRETYTDEDLDVLLSVGSQVSLAIQNAYQHELLLKQHELERELEFAMRVQLGFLPSERPKVDGYEFCDYYEAAKHVGGDYFDYIHLPNERLAIVLGDVAGKGVPAALFMARLLSSTRNHLMTEISASATIEAMNAELSASDLGFRFITLVMLVLDLKTNKISLVNAGHMPPLLIDAKGEIRALGKEISGMPLGVNPDQKFRELEFELQKGDSLVLYTDGITESMNPDRELFGTHRLFASLHRSFQNMDQLIKQVVQDVDAFAHQMDQSDDMCLVALHRET; encoded by the coding sequence GTGCCGTATCTGATTTTGGAAGAGGGATCACCCGATCAGGAAATGATCGAGCTCGATTCCGATTTGATTCTGCTGGGGCGGCACCCCGACTGTGCAATTCGCTTGAACGATATCGCCGTTAGCCGTCAGCATGCCCGGATCGTCAAGCAGAACGAGCAATATTTCATCGAAGATCTCCACAGCCGGAATCAAACGCTCGTCAATGGTCAGGCAATTCAGGGAAAGCTGCGTCTTCGCAACAAAGACTGTATCAAAATCTGTGGATTCTCGTTCCGGTTTCGGCGATCGGAGTCGAGTTCGACGCTATTGTCCCCCGTTGGTGGACATGACAGTCAGGAAACGATGCGGCTTGATTCCCGCACCGCAGTGGATGGCGAGGGTTCGTCTTCCAAAATAATTCAGGAGGCCCTGCTGAATGAAGGAAAGTTTGAGAATGATACCGCCGTCATTCAAACCTTGAAGATGAAACGTCCGGGTGCAAACCCGGTGATGGATCCCGCGCGTGCCGAAACCAAGCTGAAAGCGATTCTGGAAATCAGCAAAGCGTTGGGCGCAACCTTAAAACTGCAACCGGTGATGCAGACGATTATGAGACAGGCGTTTGCTTTATTCCCGCAAACAGATTCTGTGTTTTTAATTATGAAAGATCGCCAAACGGGTGAACTCACTATTCCCGCGAGTAAACATCAAAGTCATATTGATCCCAAAACAGCCCGGGCAAGTAAAACAATGGTCGAGTTGGCAATGAACTCTCGCGAAGCCGTCCTGAGCCAGAACTCGCTGGAAGACAGTCGGTTCACCTCCAGCGAATCGATGCAGGATATGGACGCGAGTTCCACAATCTGCGTACCACTCGTCGAGGCCTCGGGAACCGTTCTGGGCGCTTTACAACTGACGACCAGCGACCTGCGCGAAACCTATACCGACGAAGACCTTGATGTCCTCCTGAGTGTCGGTTCGCAAGTCAGTCTGGCCATTCAGAACGCGTATCAGCATGAATTGTTGCTTAAACAACATGAACTAGAACGCGAACTCGAATTTGCAATGCGGGTTCAGTTGGGTTTTCTGCCGTCCGAACGTCCTAAGGTCGACGGTTACGAATTCTGTGATTACTACGAAGCAGCCAAACATGTGGGGGGGGACTACTTTGACTACATTCATCTTCCCAATGAGCGACTGGCGATTGTTCTGGGCGATGTAGCCGGGAAAGGGGTGCCAGCGGCGCTGTTCATGGCGAGACTCCTTTCTTCGACGAGAAATCACCTGATGACCGAAATATCCGCCTCGGCAACGATAGAAGCAATGAACGCCGAATTGTCGGCCAGTGACCTCGGCTTTCGATTTATTACCCTCGTCATGCTGGTGCTGGATCTGAAAACGAATAAAATCTCTCTCGTCAACGCGGGGCATATGCCTCCCTTGCTGATCGATGCCAAAGGAGAAATTCGTGCTCTAGGCAAGGAAATTTCTGGTATGCCGTTGGGCGTAAATCCGGATCAGAAATTCCGGGAGCTGGAATTTGAATTGCAGAAAGGGGATTCTCTGGTGCTTTACACGGATGGCATTACGGAATCGATGAACCCGGATCGAGAATTATTCGGGACACACCGGCTGTTTGCATCGTTGCATCGGTCGTTTCAGAATATGGACCAACTAATTAAGCAGGTCGTGCAGGATGTCGATGCCTTCGCGCATCAGATGGATCAGAGTGACGATATGTGTCTGGTTGCCTTGCATCGGGAAACTTAG
- a CDS encoding ATP-dependent DNA helicase yields MTPREVLGESGPIARRLKQYEVRPEQLEMADEVARAIAEQRHALVEAGTGVGKSFAYLVPAILAAYGRRNEGSKRKRIIVSTHTISLQEQLIQRDLPFLNAVLPLEFSAVLVKGRTNYMSLRRLKGAVEKASSMFNEAEQLRDLQSILDWSYETNDGSRSDLPFAPQQQVWAEVQSEHGNCLGKKCPTYDQCFYYKDRRRIWNADLLVVNHALFFSDLAIRREGASLLPDYDVVIFDEAHTIESVASEYLGVTFSSGQVEYLLNRLYNERTQKGLLEQFNLQELKQLVGALRLQAREFFYDLRIWQEQTGKENGRVHGVPPIQEELSRYLFQLAGKLVLQTDHLEDEDRIEIMAAAERCEGQAEALETWMTQKLDEAVYWMERSGSRQQNTRLVSAPVNVGPQLRDELFNQQSSIILTSATIAVGENDFNYVKGRLGLTSAIEKKLGSPFNYREQAKLILLDDMPDPNSREYETAVSRCIEHYVPQTEGRAFVLFTSYRMLQRCARQVQKFLIDNRLTLYCQGDGLPRSAMLEKFKKDPRAVLFGTDSFWQGVDVPGDALQNVIITKLPFSVPDHPLLEARIESLKANGQNPFMEYQVPEAIIKLKQGFGRLIRTQQDTGQVVILDPRVRSRHYGRLFVESLPECEMVYDRYPALLSHSSD; encoded by the coding sequence ATGACTCCACGAGAAGTACTGGGTGAATCCGGGCCGATTGCGCGACGGTTGAAACAGTACGAAGTACGTCCTGAACAACTCGAAATGGCGGACGAAGTCGCCCGCGCGATTGCCGAGCAACGTCACGCACTGGTCGAAGCAGGTACGGGGGTCGGGAAAAGTTTTGCCTATCTCGTCCCGGCAATCCTGGCGGCCTACGGTCGTCGGAACGAAGGGAGCAAGCGGAAACGGATTATCGTTTCGACACATACGATCAGTCTGCAGGAACAACTGATTCAGCGCGACCTGCCTTTCCTGAACGCGGTGCTTCCACTGGAATTTTCGGCGGTACTGGTGAAAGGACGAACGAACTACATGTCTCTCCGTCGGCTCAAGGGGGCCGTGGAAAAGGCATCGTCGATGTTCAATGAAGCCGAGCAACTGCGCGACCTACAAAGCATCCTGGATTGGTCATACGAAACTAATGATGGCAGTCGATCCGATTTACCGTTTGCTCCTCAGCAGCAGGTCTGGGCGGAAGTGCAGAGTGAGCACGGTAATTGCCTGGGTAAAAAATGCCCGACCTACGATCAATGTTTCTACTACAAAGATCGACGCCGAATCTGGAACGCCGATTTACTGGTGGTGAATCACGCGTTATTCTTTTCGGATCTCGCCATCCGGCGTGAAGGGGCAAGTCTGCTGCCCGATTATGATGTTGTAATTTTTGACGAAGCGCACACCATAGAATCCGTCGCCAGTGAATATCTAGGAGTCACCTTTTCGAGTGGTCAGGTCGAGTACCTGCTGAATCGGCTTTATAACGAACGTACTCAGAAAGGGTTGCTCGAACAGTTCAACTTGCAGGAACTGAAACAGCTGGTAGGCGCCTTGCGACTGCAGGCGCGCGAATTCTTTTACGACCTGCGAATATGGCAGGAACAGACGGGCAAAGAAAACGGACGTGTCCACGGGGTTCCTCCCATTCAGGAAGAACTGAGCCGGTACCTGTTTCAGTTAGCAGGCAAACTGGTCCTCCAGACAGACCATCTGGAAGACGAAGATCGTATCGAGATCATGGCGGCTGCGGAACGGTGTGAAGGGCAGGCGGAAGCGCTGGAAACCTGGATGACACAAAAGCTCGACGAGGCAGTTTACTGGATGGAGCGGAGCGGCAGTCGTCAGCAAAATACACGCCTCGTTAGTGCCCCCGTCAATGTCGGGCCACAATTACGAGACGAACTTTTTAATCAGCAAAGCAGCATCATCCTGACCAGTGCGACGATTGCCGTCGGAGAGAACGATTTCAATTACGTCAAAGGTCGATTGGGATTAACCTCCGCCATCGAGAAAAAACTGGGCAGTCCGTTCAACTATCGAGAACAGGCGAAATTAATCTTGCTCGATGACATGCCCGATCCCAATTCACGAGAGTACGAGACGGCTGTCTCACGCTGTATCGAGCATTATGTACCGCAGACAGAGGGGCGAGCATTTGTCCTGTTTACCAGCTATCGGATGCTGCAGCGCTGCGCTCGGCAGGTTCAAAAATTTCTGATCGACAATCGGTTGACTCTATACTGTCAGGGAGACGGACTGCCTCGTTCCGCCATGCTGGAGAAATTCAAAAAGGATCCTCGTGCCGTTCTGTTCGGTACGGACAGCTTCTGGCAAGGTGTCGACGTGCCGGGTGACGCACTTCAGAATGTGATTATCACCAAACTCCCATTTAGCGTGCCCGACCATCCCTTGCTGGAGGCGCGGATTGAATCGCTGAAAGCGAACGGACAAAACCCGTTCATGGAGTACCAAGTGCCCGAGGCGATTATCAAACTCAAGCAGGGTTTTGGCCGTTTGATTCGGACCCAGCAGGATACCGGTCAGGTCGTAATTCTCGATCCCCGTGTCCGCAGTCGACACTATGGACGCCTCTTTGTCGAGTCTCTTCCAGAATGCGAGATGGTCTACGACCGGTATCCGGCACTGCTGAGCCATTCTTCTGATTAA